A genome region from Chryseobacterium sp. G0186 includes the following:
- a CDS encoding GNAT family N-acetyltransferase has translation MEKTLIQKSKTGEKAHEITYRILLNGMLRELGNGKFYQGVPKYDLLTAQALQKSRYSLHMRFEMKKSGLFLFAPVSYRSESAFHEYAFPLWAVDHENKKTFAVSIQQLIEMIYKEFSDQYTEEGLEIFEKRIQSSVRNLELTTEACLQQQDLFDYSFLESEQMLPVGHNLHPFTKSRMGFSEDEQILYGPEFKKGFQLHYFLIHKDCITEQSLPEVSAKEIFSKMTSLPESHDSETTNDYFVVPCHPWEAQYLQTTNEYADLLGSGKVIHLGPSGEEFFATSSIRTLYSPNFNWMLKFSLHVLMTGSVRTNSLKDLKRGYASSVWWKQEKEAFEKEFPHLKLMLEPSSLSVHYEGENIDSFNILIRENPFSTTDKVLLLARLCQDESIDNSNFNTHFFKDVAAHLGMKPEKAIVIWFEKYIQLLVSPLNSLFNHLGMAPEVHQQNLLIQLDDQLLPQTIFVRDGQGYLLRESFKEKYKQSIENCPEIETLFIRDERLLDIVSHHLLVSNFSALMSSIGKTGLIEEQKLINILYHEFERIHHYEPSDFTNYALHRRYWAVKSNLQSAVLDVDGGVSASAIPYAKVPNLLHNHFFSEQLIHPQGKEIFFKRYFSKEDVTTGMRPIDLENDLEMLHEWFNREHAVKIWQMNWPIDELETYYRLMLPSNEAHSYIVESNDEPTCNIEVYWACRDIVGDYYDVLPTDYGTHQFIAPTDPKKKFVSPSTQSMVDYVFAQPQVGKMVGEGSVDSLASMMNKAHVGFKVDKVIEMPHKKANLNFCYREWYWEKFPLNKDVQITTNITKNE, from the coding sequence ATGGAAAAGACTTTGATACAGAAAAGTAAGACCGGAGAAAAGGCTCACGAAATTACCTACAGGATTTTGCTCAACGGAATGTTGCGGGAACTCGGAAACGGGAAATTCTATCAGGGAGTTCCAAAGTATGATCTCCTGACTGCACAGGCTCTTCAAAAAAGCAGATATTCTCTGCATATGAGATTTGAAATGAAGAAAAGTGGGTTATTTTTATTTGCTCCCGTTTCTTATCGCTCAGAAAGTGCTTTTCATGAGTATGCCTTTCCTCTTTGGGCAGTTGATCATGAGAACAAGAAGACTTTTGCAGTCAGCATTCAACAGCTCATCGAAATGATTTACAAAGAATTTTCGGATCAATATACAGAGGAGGGCTTAGAAATTTTTGAGAAAAGGATTCAAAGCAGTGTCAGAAACCTGGAACTCACCACTGAAGCCTGTTTACAACAGCAAGATCTTTTTGATTATTCATTTTTAGAGTCTGAACAGATGCTTCCCGTAGGACACAACCTACATCCTTTCACTAAATCCAGAATGGGTTTTTCTGAAGATGAACAAATATTGTATGGTCCTGAATTCAAAAAAGGATTTCAGCTGCATTATTTTCTTATTCATAAAGATTGTATTACCGAACAATCACTACCGGAAGTATCTGCGAAGGAAATATTTTCAAAAATGACTTCACTTCCGGAAAGCCACGATTCTGAAACCACAAATGACTACTTCGTTGTGCCCTGCCATCCATGGGAAGCCCAGTACCTGCAAACTACGAATGAATATGCAGATCTGCTCGGTTCAGGAAAAGTAATACATCTGGGGCCATCTGGAGAAGAGTTTTTTGCAACATCCTCCATTAGAACGCTTTATAGTCCTAACTTTAACTGGATGTTGAAATTCTCACTGCATGTTTTGATGACCGGATCTGTAAGAACCAACAGCTTAAAAGACCTGAAAAGGGGATATGCTTCATCAGTATGGTGGAAACAGGAAAAAGAAGCATTTGAAAAAGAATTTCCTCATTTGAAACTTATGTTGGAACCCTCTTCACTAAGTGTTCATTATGAAGGAGAAAACATTGACAGTTTCAATATTCTGATTCGTGAAAATCCTTTCAGTACCACGGATAAAGTTCTTCTGCTGGCAAGGCTATGTCAGGATGAATCTATAGATAATTCTAATTTCAATACTCATTTTTTTAAAGATGTTGCCGCTCATTTGGGCATGAAACCAGAAAAAGCAATCGTCATCTGGTTTGAAAAATATATACAGTTGCTCGTATCTCCCTTGAACAGCTTATTTAATCACTTGGGAATGGCTCCTGAAGTTCATCAGCAAAATCTTCTTATACAGCTTGATGATCAGCTTCTTCCGCAAACAATCTTTGTGAGGGATGGACAAGGCTATCTTTTAAGAGAAAGTTTTAAGGAAAAATATAAACAATCCATAGAAAACTGTCCTGAAATTGAGACTCTTTTTATAAGAGATGAACGTCTTCTGGATATTGTTTCTCATCATCTTTTGGTAAGCAACTTCAGTGCTTTAATGTCATCCATCGGTAAAACAGGATTGATAGAGGAGCAGAAGCTTATTAATATTTTGTATCATGAATTTGAAAGAATTCATCATTATGAGCCGTCAGATTTCACCAATTATGCTTTACATCGACGTTATTGGGCTGTAAAATCAAACCTTCAATCGGCTGTCCTTGATGTAGATGGAGGGGTAAGTGCTTCTGCCATTCCTTATGCTAAGGTTCCTAATCTCCTTCACAACCACTTCTTTTCGGAACAGCTTATTCATCCTCAAGGAAAGGAGATTTTCTTTAAACGTTATTTCTCGAAAGAGGATGTGACAACAGGAATGCGTCCGATAGATCTGGAAAATGATCTGGAAATGCTTCATGAATGGTTCAACCGGGAACATGCTGTTAAAATATGGCAAATGAACTGGCCCATTGATGAATTGGAGACCTACTACAGACTGATGCTGCCAAGTAATGAAGCACACAGCTATATTGTAGAGAGTAATGATGAACCAACATGTAATATTGAGGTATACTGGGCATGCAGAGATATTGTGGGAGATTATTATGATGTATTGCCTACAGATTACGGAACGCATCAGTTCATCGCTCCTACGGATCCTAAAAAGAAATTTGTATCGCCCTCTACACAATCTATGGTAGACTATGTCTTTGCACAGCCACAGGTGGGGAAAATGGTAGGTGAGGGTTCTGTTGATTCCCTTGCTTCTATGATGAATAAGGCTCATGTAGGATTCAAAGTAGATAAGGTCATTGAAATGCCTCATAAAAAAGCCAATCTTAATTTCTGCTACAGGGAATGGTATTGGGAAAAGTTTCCATTGAACAAAGACGTACAAATCACCACAAACATCACAAAAAATGAATAA
- a CDS encoding lysine N(6)-hydroxylase/L-ornithine N(5)-oxygenase family protein, producing MNNETIYNVIGIGIGPFNLGLAALSHPIPELKTLFLDQRDGFDWHPGLMIDHVTLQTPFLCDCVSMADPTNPLSLLNYLKVTGRLYKFFIRESFFIPRKEYNRYCQWVIEQLPECRFSTQVTDIEYKDGLYLITTIHTKTKEKTVLKAERLVLGTGTQPHIPSFIPKDDSRIVHTSSYLYRKEELLSRGRKIAVIGSGQSSAEVFYDLLQSRDENTELGWYSRPDRFFPMEYSKLTLELTSPDYVEYFYNRNKEARKTILSKQQSQFKGINYDLINDIYDFIYDLNIDNADPMLKIIPNSQLNRVDNSSQDMINLEFTQLEQEFPYEQEADYLILGTGYRYHEPAFLKNIQSRIKRDADGLFDVNRNYSIDHNNGEIYVLHAEVHTHSYISTDLGMAAYRNSYIINDILGREYYKIERKIAFQDFDVEKYADLPTAKI from the coding sequence ATGAATAATGAAACCATTTATAATGTAATAGGCATCGGCATTGGCCCTTTTAATTTGGGACTTGCCGCCCTATCTCATCCGATTCCGGAGCTCAAAACCCTTTTCCTTGACCAAAGAGATGGTTTTGACTGGCATCCGGGATTAATGATTGATCATGTAACGCTACAGACCCCATTTTTGTGTGACTGTGTTTCCATGGCGGATCCTACCAACCCTTTAAGCCTGCTTAATTACCTGAAAGTAACGGGAAGACTTTATAAATTTTTTATTAGAGAAAGCTTCTTTATCCCAAGAAAAGAGTACAACCGTTATTGTCAATGGGTCATTGAACAGCTTCCAGAGTGTCGCTTTTCAACTCAGGTTACGGATATTGAGTATAAGGATGGACTTTATCTGATTACCACTATTCATACCAAGACTAAGGAGAAAACAGTCTTAAAAGCTGAAAGATTAGTACTGGGAACAGGTACTCAGCCTCATATTCCTTCTTTTATTCCGAAGGATGATTCCCGTATTGTTCATACCAGTTCTTACCTGTACAGAAAAGAAGAGCTTCTTTCCAGAGGTCGTAAAATTGCCGTTATCGGTTCGGGGCAGAGTTCTGCAGAGGTTTTTTATGATCTTCTTCAGAGCAGGGATGAAAATACGGAATTGGGATGGTATTCCCGACCGGATAGATTTTTCCCAATGGAATATTCAAAGCTTACTCTGGAGCTTACGTCTCCCGATTATGTAGAATATTTCTATAACAGAAACAAAGAGGCCAGAAAAACAATCCTGAGCAAGCAGCAAAGCCAGTTTAAAGGAATTAATTATGATCTGATCAATGACATCTATGATTTTATCTACGATCTGAATATTGATAATGCAGATCCGATGCTTAAGATCATTCCAAACAGCCAACTCAATAGGGTAGACAATAGCAGCCAAGATATGATCAACCTTGAGTTTACACAATTGGAGCAGGAGTTTCCTTATGAGCAGGAAGCTGATTATCTGATTCTGGGAACCGGATACCGTTATCATGAGCCTGCATTCCTGAAAAATATTCAATCCAGAATAAAAAGGGATGCTGACGGATTGTTTGACGTTAACAGAAATTATTCCATAGATCATAACAACGGAGAAATTTATGTGCTTCATGCAGAAGTGCATACCCACAGCTATATTTCTACGGATCTGGGAATGGCTGCTTACCGTAATTCTTACATCATCAATGATATCCTTGGAAGAGAATACTATAAAATTGAAAGAAAAATTGCTTTCCAGGACTTTGATGTAGAAAAATACGCTGATTTACCAACTGCAAAAATTTAA
- a CDS encoding IucA/IucC family protein has product MNTNLKNNIISQENWQQANKNLMAKTIAELMHEELLKPVPSFEDEMGYTVFTLETGFENIIYNFRGQERMMDYWHIDKDSISKTENGEKTSSVDVAAFFLEMQSVFDLDPYTIARYTEELLHTLYCDALILAKGVMPSKDLATADYQTVEHNMTGHPWVIVNKSRLGFSPRDLKKFAPEAEENLKVIWLAAHKSRSAFQALEHIKREEFYRSEIGDKLYNDFQQKLTEEGKSVEDYHFIPVHPWQWEHKLQIHFAGDIASGLLIQLGDGQDTYSPQQSIRTLFNTDHPKKRYLKTAVSILSTGNIRGLSPKQMKIAPSITEWVKSMIKDDAYLENKGTIFLGEEASIAYLHPQYGAIANVPYQYNEFLGALWRESAENYLTEDEQMVTMASLLYVDDNGIPLVQAFAEKAGMSIKEWISSYLDVYLTPLLHIYYTHSLCVTPHGENIMVVLKDGVPRRIVIKDFVDDIVLTTEAREKLPAHLADGLIQSSNKENIPLFILLGVFDAFFRYLSNVLHTYSNFQEETFWTLVHNCIENYKAENTHLQERYEKYDLYVPTFKRFYINSLRLKNNGYSENKAFAIPRKDGALPNPLYQIANENSVAVI; this is encoded by the coding sequence ATGAACACCAACCTAAAAAATAATATCATCAGCCAGGAAAACTGGCAGCAAGCCAATAAAAATTTAATGGCCAAAACCATTGCAGAGTTAATGCATGAGGAGCTGTTAAAGCCTGTACCATCTTTTGAGGATGAAATGGGATACACTGTATTCACTCTTGAAACAGGGTTTGAAAATATCATCTATAACTTCCGCGGACAGGAAAGGATGATGGATTATTGGCATATTGATAAAGACAGTATCTCTAAAACTGAAAACGGAGAGAAAACATCGTCTGTAGATGTAGCCGCTTTCTTCCTGGAAATGCAGTCTGTATTTGATCTTGATCCCTATACCATTGCAAGATATACGGAAGAATTACTTCATACCCTATATTGTGATGCGTTGATCTTAGCCAAAGGGGTAATGCCTTCGAAAGATCTTGCCACAGCAGATTATCAGACCGTGGAACATAATATGACCGGACATCCCTGGGTTATTGTAAACAAGAGCAGATTGGGCTTCTCGCCTCGTGATCTTAAAAAATTTGCTCCTGAAGCAGAGGAAAACCTAAAGGTGATTTGGCTTGCCGCCCATAAGAGCAGATCGGCATTTCAGGCATTAGAACATATCAAGAGAGAAGAATTTTACCGTTCTGAAATAGGAGATAAGCTATATAATGATTTTCAGCAAAAGCTTACAGAAGAAGGAAAATCTGTGGAAGATTATCACTTTATTCCGGTGCATCCATGGCAGTGGGAACACAAGCTTCAGATCCATTTTGCAGGAGATATAGCTTCAGGGCTTCTGATCCAATTAGGAGACGGGCAAGATACCTACAGTCCACAACAAAGTATCCGTACTTTATTTAATACAGATCACCCTAAAAAAAGATACCTGAAAACAGCTGTTTCTATTTTAAGTACAGGAAACATCAGAGGGCTTTCTCCCAAGCAGATGAAAATAGCCCCATCCATTACAGAATGGGTGAAAAGCATGATAAAAGATGATGCCTATCTGGAAAACAAAGGAACTATTTTTCTGGGTGAAGAAGCTTCAATTGCTTATCTGCATCCACAGTACGGCGCTATTGCCAATGTACCGTATCAGTACAATGAATTCCTTGGAGCTTTATGGCGTGAAAGTGCAGAAAATTATCTTACAGAAGATGAACAAATGGTTACCATGGCCTCATTGCTTTATGTAGATGACAATGGAATTCCTTTGGTTCAGGCTTTTGCAGAAAAGGCAGGAATGAGTATCAAAGAATGGATCTCCAGCTATCTTGATGTCTATCTTACTCCGTTGCTGCATATCTATTATACCCATTCATTATGTGTAACGCCACATGGTGAAAATATAATGGTTGTACTAAAGGATGGTGTACCACGGAGAATTGTTATCAAGGATTTTGTGGATGATATTGTACTTACCACAGAAGCAAGGGAGAAGCTTCCTGCCCATCTGGCGGATGGATTGATCCAGTCTTCTAACAAGGAAAACATTCCGTTGTTTATATTGCTTGGTGTATTTGATGCATTCTTCAGATACCTGTCCAATGTACTTCATACGTATTCAAACTTTCAGGAAGAAACATTCTGGACCCTTGTTCACAACTGTATAGAAAATTACAAAGCAGAAAATACCCACCTACAGGAACGCTATGAAAAATATGATCTGTATGTTCCGACATTCAAAAGATTCTATATCAATAGTCTGCGTTTGAAAAATAATGGATATAGTGAAAATAAAGCATTTGCAATTCCGAGAAAAGACGGAGCATTGCCTAACCCGCTTTATCAGATTGCTAATGAAAATTCGGTAGCCGTCATATGA
- a CDS encoding MATE family efflux transporter: protein MRKFLHILKNGAAFTYGALAGKKVELTSGSINRSIFSLAIPMVMELVMESVFVSVNLLIIAKLGDKVLGLVGITDNYINFAYAIAVGLGIAAATLTARRAGEKDKEGMGRTAQYIILLALFFALFIGGVSCYFASEIVGFLGINADTVNEGLSFSRLVFLSIGLVILRLSVNGLFRGAGDADLAMKSLWICHISNIVFAIVLVFGVGFIPAFGLMGLAYATILSRLLAVLYQAFIILSGKTSISILVPFHFDLPLFRKILKIAFGGLIQYIIPTSSWLIMVKIISTFGTTALAGYIIAQRIASVATMPAWGIGNAAGVLTGQNLGAGDADRAEKTVWRAGTINMSYLVVVALFWQLAAEYVVKFFTTEPEVARYAVQYIHVVSMAYLLLGFTMVISRALNAAGNIMQVTLLYIVMFYVIQLPLAYLLGVRFQWELKGIFAAIVSSEIVLAILFLMIFKNGKWKTIKI from the coding sequence ATGAGGAAATTCCTGCATATCCTAAAAAATGGGGCGGCTTTCACCTATGGAGCCTTAGCCGGTAAAAAAGTCGAGCTGACCTCCGGAAGTATTAATCGTTCCATTTTTAGCTTAGCCATTCCCATGGTGATGGAGCTTGTGATGGAGTCCGTTTTTGTAAGTGTCAATCTTTTGATTATTGCCAAACTAGGTGATAAGGTTCTTGGCCTTGTAGGAATTACGGATAACTACATCAATTTTGCTTATGCCATTGCAGTGGGACTCGGTATTGCAGCAGCAACCCTTACCGCAAGAAGAGCTGGAGAAAAAGACAAAGAAGGAATGGGCAGAACTGCTCAATATATCATCCTGCTTGCACTTTTCTTTGCTCTGTTCATCGGTGGGGTTTCCTGTTATTTTGCCTCTGAAATTGTAGGGTTTTTGGGAATTAATGCCGATACAGTAAACGAGGGACTGTCATTTTCAAGACTTGTATTTCTAAGTATAGGTCTTGTAATTCTGCGTCTTTCCGTGAATGGTCTTTTCAGAGGAGCCGGTGATGCTGATCTTGCTATGAAATCGCTTTGGATCTGTCATATATCAAATATTGTCTTTGCTATTGTTCTTGTTTTTGGAGTAGGATTTATTCCTGCTTTTGGATTAATGGGACTGGCTTATGCAACGATTTTATCCAGGCTTTTAGCCGTTTTATATCAAGCCTTTATCATTCTTTCCGGAAAGACAAGCATCAGTATTCTTGTTCCTTTTCACTTTGATCTGCCATTGTTCAGGAAAATATTGAAGATCGCCTTTGGAGGACTGATTCAATATATCATTCCTACATCCAGCTGGTTGATTATGGTGAAAATTATATCCACATTCGGAACAACAGCCCTTGCCGGATATATTATTGCCCAGCGTATAGCTTCGGTGGCCACAATGCCCGCCTGGGGAATAGGAAATGCTGCAGGAGTGCTTACAGGACAGAATTTAGGGGCCGGTGACGCAGACCGTGCAGAAAAAACAGTATGGCGTGCAGGAACAATTAACATGAGTTATCTTGTGGTGGTAGCCTTATTCTGGCAACTGGCAGCAGAGTATGTGGTTAAGTTTTTCACTACAGAACCTGAAGTAGCAAGATATGCTGTTCAGTATATTCATGTTGTTTCCATGGCTTATTTGTTATTGGGTTTTACGATGGTTATAAGTCGTGCCCTGAACGCTGCAGGAAACATCATGCAGGTAACCTTGCTGTATATCGTCATGTTTTATGTAATTCAGCTTCCCCTGGCGTATCTCTTAGGAGTAAGGTTTCAATGGGAGCTGAAAGGAATATTTGCAGCCATAGTTTCTTCGGAAATCGTATTGGCAATATTATTCTTAATGATCTTTAAAAATGGTAAATGGAAAACAATAAAAATTTAA
- a CDS encoding acyl carrier protein, protein MNTTDEFYEIIASAIAVKKELVNENLTYQEIPEWDSMSHLLIVEALEQFYQIKFDFNDILEMGTVGKIREKMKKYEVLVEN, encoded by the coding sequence ATGAACACTACAGACGAATTTTATGAAATCATCGCATCTGCAATTGCAGTAAAGAAAGAACTGGTAAACGAAAATCTTACCTATCAGGAAATCCCGGAATGGGATTCCATGTCTCATCTTCTTATTGTAGAAGCGCTTGAACAGTTTTATCAGATCAAATTTGACTTTAATGATATCCTGGAAATGGGTACCGTTGGGAAAATTCGTGAAAAAATGAAAAAATACGAGGTACTCGTAGAAAACTAA
- a CDS encoding AMP-binding protein, protein MKILENVIANKNLVFTEASTGKTIPVGDLYRTLGLNPVERGLLFLYNDNQLPSIEVLLNFYGTAHAIALLGQKLNSEFKDRIEAEYRPKYIFDPQRETIPGYSLKEFSETIKIFTRDHYKSEVTIHPDIKILLSTSGTTGIPKLVKLSDENLYQNAQSILKYMPILESDVVPLNVPINFVYGFSIFTTNCMRAGRIVCSDKDIMQKAFWDEMEEYRYSTLGGVPYLYENLNRIGFFRKDSPSLRYFTHTGGVINGKLRKTLFSYCTEFGKHFFAQYGQTEAGGRMAYLNTDGLLEAETSIGTPVEGGSFSIHPETDELLFSHVSIFGGYANTLEDLASYEQPSVLHTGDTATKGENGIYYITGRIKRIMKLFGIRLNLDEVEFILKNELPGNTFVCLNSNDKKIIVLYDNKDIDPQIITETIKNKLRINPQYVRTERIESFPLSQNGKINYPLLQNLQHENI, encoded by the coding sequence ATGAAAATTTTAGAAAATGTAATTGCCAATAAGAACCTGGTGTTTACAGAGGCTTCAACCGGTAAAACAATACCGGTTGGAGATCTCTACCGGACCTTAGGCTTAAATCCTGTAGAAAGAGGGCTGCTCTTTTTGTACAATGACAACCAGCTGCCCAGCATTGAGGTACTGCTCAATTTCTACGGAACAGCACATGCTATTGCCTTACTGGGGCAAAAGCTGAACTCAGAGTTCAAGGACCGGATTGAAGCCGAATACCGTCCTAAGTACATCTTTGATCCGCAAAGGGAAACCATCCCGGGATACAGTCTGAAAGAATTCTCCGAAACGATCAAGATCTTTACCCGGGATCACTACAAAAGTGAAGTTACCATTCATCCGGATATCAAAATTCTCCTGAGCACTTCGGGAACCACAGGTATTCCGAAACTGGTGAAGCTCTCAGACGAAAATCTTTACCAGAACGCTCAGAGTATCCTAAAATACATGCCCATTCTGGAATCTGATGTAGTCCCTTTAAATGTACCGATCAATTTTGTATACGGGTTCTCTATTTTTACAACGAACTGCATGCGTGCAGGAAGAATTGTATGCTCTGATAAAGACATTATGCAGAAGGCTTTCTGGGATGAAATGGAAGAATATAGATACAGCACCCTGGGTGGAGTTCCTTATTTATATGAAAATCTGAACAGAATAGGGTTTTTCAGAAAAGACAGCCCGAGTCTGAGGTATTTTACCCATACTGGCGGTGTGATTAATGGTAAACTGAGGAAAACACTTTTTTCTTACTGTACTGAATTTGGAAAACACTTCTTTGCCCAATATGGTCAGACCGAAGCAGGAGGGAGAATGGCCTATCTCAACACAGATGGTCTGTTGGAAGCTGAAACATCCATAGGAACACCCGTAGAAGGCGGAAGCTTCAGCATTCATCCTGAAACAGATGAATTGCTCTTTTCACATGTCAGTATTTTCGGAGGCTATGCCAATACGCTTGAGGATCTTGCATCCTACGAGCAGCCATCGGTATTGCATACCGGAGATACAGCCACAAAAGGTGAGAACGGAATCTATTATATCACAGGCAGAATAAAACGGATCATGAAGCTTTTCGGGATACGTCTTAATCTGGATGAGGTAGAGTTTATTCTTAAAAACGAACTGCCGGGCAACACTTTTGTCTGTCTTAATTCCAATGACAAGAAGATCATTGTGCTTTATGACAACAAGGATATTGATCCCCAGATCATCACAGAAACCATTAAAAACAAACTGCGCATTAACCCGCAATATGTGCGCACAGAACGTATAGAATCATTTCCATTATCACAAAACGGTAAAATAAATTATCCCCTGTTACAAAACCTACAACATGAAAACATTTAG
- a CDS encoding TonB-dependent receptor: MKTFRTLILLFTLALFSASLSAQQNERIHGKIMLSEQAPVKNALLRLVNTSYQAKTNNLGEYYFDNVTPGEYTLQVVLNDIELMREQIRIEQDVYTIPTVYAPAQNNVIEGITVYAFSRNKFMDKDSTSISKMPLKSLENPQAYTIINQQILKEQLTYDVSEVLKNVPGMVKMQGSPGRGSGDGSFYYSLRGFPTKISMVDGVPANTNGEVDPSDIEHIEVIKGPSGTLYGGAVTSFGGLINVVTKKPKDYFGGEISYLMGSYNLNRVTADVYGPITDSRKTLFRLNAAYQYQNGFRDSEFRKSFFVAPTVSYQVNDKLKFSLGAQIYNYEGTNTPIIFLARSRPFVAHTPDELGFDWKRSYSNNDMTLKAPSINVKAEVNYKISDNWSSQTLISRNYRKTEGLYQYQFIRGEKSDAMLERNVQWQNSEAASTSIQQNFNGQFKIGKIKNKVLIGLDYLNQSLNNNHSPIIKFDTINGQDLTAKYGFISRDLAMQKIQVSKAALTRTTASSNIYGAYLSDAVYLTDRLITLLSLRIDHYESQGQLNLNKNERLGEFKQTAWSPKVGVVYQVFKDRLSAYANYMNGFSNVAPVTQGLPDYDGTMKPQKSNQWEVGVKGNLWRNRINFMVGYYDILVDNMQREIEVMRNGKGYRITIQDGEQRSKGVEVEVIANPLHGLNVMAGYAYNDSKFVKADPTVDGRRPGSAGPASVFNSWVSYVLQSGDLQGLGFGFGVNRVGHQITEHKSNTGKFTFPAYTLINASISLEKERYRLGFKMNNLGNVQYFAGQGVVVAQMPRNFVAEVSLKF, translated from the coding sequence ATGAAAACATTTAGAACCCTTATATTACTTTTTACACTTGCCTTATTTTCCGCTTCTCTTTCTGCACAACAGAACGAGCGTATTCATGGCAAGATCATGTTGTCTGAACAGGCACCCGTAAAAAACGCTCTTTTAAGACTTGTCAACACGTCTTATCAGGCAAAAACCAATAATTTAGGAGAATATTACTTTGATAATGTTACCCCTGGAGAATATACGCTCCAGGTGGTTTTAAATGATATAGAACTGATGCGGGAACAAATCCGCATTGAGCAAGATGTCTATACCATTCCTACAGTGTATGCGCCGGCGCAAAATAACGTCATTGAAGGGATTACCGTCTATGCCTTTAGCAGAAATAAATTCATGGATAAAGACAGTACTTCAATCTCTAAAATGCCGCTTAAAAGCTTAGAGAATCCACAGGCTTATACCATCATTAACCAACAGATATTGAAGGAGCAGCTTACTTATGATGTATCAGAAGTACTGAAAAATGTTCCGGGGATGGTAAAAATGCAGGGAAGCCCGGGAAGAGGTTCCGGAGACGGAAGTTTCTACTACAGCTTAAGAGGTTTTCCAACGAAGATTTCCATGGTAGATGGAGTTCCTGCTAACACCAATGGTGAGGTTGACCCATCTGATATTGAACATATTGAAGTTATAAAAGGGCCATCAGGAACTTTATACGGTGGTGCTGTAACGTCTTTTGGAGGTTTGATTAATGTAGTGACCAAAAAGCCAAAGGATTATTTCGGAGGTGAAATTTCTTATCTGATGGGAAGCTACAACCTGAATCGTGTGACTGCCGATGTTTACGGACCGATTACGGATTCCAGAAAGACATTATTCCGTTTGAATGCTGCCTACCAGTATCAGAATGGGTTCAGAGATTCTGAATTCAGAAAATCTTTTTTTGTAGCACCCACAGTAAGCTATCAGGTAAATGACAAGCTGAAGTTTAGTTTAGGAGCCCAGATTTACAACTATGAAGGAACAAACACTCCTATTATTTTCCTTGCCAGATCAAGACCTTTTGTTGCCCATACTCCTGATGAGCTTGGATTCGACTGGAAGAGGTCTTATTCAAATAATGATATGACCTTAAAGGCACCATCTATCAACGTAAAAGCTGAGGTTAACTATAAAATTTCGGATAACTGGAGCTCACAAACTCTCATTTCCAGAAACTATAGAAAAACAGAAGGGTTGTACCAATATCAGTTCATAAGAGGTGAGAAAAGTGATGCAATGCTTGAACGTAATGTACAATGGCAAAACTCTGAAGCAGCTTCTACAAGCATTCAGCAGAATTTCAATGGACAGTTTAAGATTGGGAAAATCAAAAACAAAGTGTTGATCGGTTTAGATTATTTAAATCAGTCACTGAACAATAATCATTCACCGATTATTAAATTTGACACGATCAACGGACAGGATCTTACAGCTAAGTATGGTTTTATCTCAAGAGATTTGGCTATGCAAAAAATTCAGGTTTCAAAGGCTGCTTTAACGAGAACAACAGCATCAAGCAATATTTATGGAGCTTACCTTTCTGATGCTGTTTATCTTACTGACAGATTGATTACTTTATTGAGTTTACGTATAGATCATTATGAAAGCCAAGGACAGCTTAACCTGAATAAGAATGAGCGTTTAGGTGAATTTAAGCAAACTGCATGGTCTCCTAAAGTTGGAGTTGTTTATCAGGTGTTTAAAGACCGTTTATCAGCATATGCCAATTATATGAACGGGTTCAGTAATGTTGCTCCTGTTACTCAGGGACTTCCTGATTACGACGGAACTATGAAACCCCAAAAATCTAACCAATGGGAAGTTGGGGTAAAAGGAAATCTTTGGAGAAACCGTATTAACTTTATGGTAGGATATTATGATATTTTGGTTGACAATATGCAGCGGGAAATCGAAGTAATGCGTAACGGTAAAGGCTACAGAATTACCATTCAGGATGGAGAACAAAGAAGTAAGGGAGTTGAGGTAGAAGTAATCGCAAACCCTCTTCACGGCTTGAATGTGATGGCCGGATATGCTTACAATGACAGTAAGTTTGTAAAAGCAGACCCAACAGTAGATGGACGCAGACCAGGATCTGCAGGACCTGCCAGTGTTTTCAATTCATGGGTAAGCTATGTCCTTCAGTCTGGTGATTTACAAGGATTAGGTTTTGGATTTGGAGTGAACCGTGTAGGTCATCAGATCACGGAGCACAAATCCAATACTGGAAAGTTTACTTTCCCGGCTTATACTCTGATCAATGCTTCTATCTCTCTTGAAAAAGAAAGATACAGATTAGGATTTAAAATGAATAATTTAGGCAATGTACAATATTTCGCAGGGCAGGGGGTTGTCGTAGCTCAGATGCCTCGTAACTTTGTTGCAGAGGTAAGCCTTAAATTTTAA